TACCGGTGCACTGGAGGGACAACACTTCCGCAAGACGGGCAAACTGGTGTCACTTTCGGAGCAAAATCTTGTCGATTGCTCGACGAAGTACGGTAACAATGGCTGTAACGGTGGTCTGATGGACAATGCATTCCAGTACGTAAAGGATAACAAGGGTATCGATACGGAGAAGGCCTACCCGTACGAAGCGATCGATGATGAGTGCCACTACAATCCGAAGGCCATCGGAGCGACCGACAAGGGTTTCGTCGACATTCCGCAAGGAGATGAGAAGGCACTGAAGAAGGCTCTCGCCACCGTCGGACCGGTCTCGGTGGCCATCGATGCATCGCACGAATCGTTCCAGTTCTACTCGGAGGGTGTGTACTATGAACCGCAGTGCGACTCGGAGCAGCTCGATCATGGTGTGCTTGCCGTGGGCTACGGTACGACCGAGGACGGCGAGGATTACTGGCTGGTGAAGAACTCGTGGGGTACGACCTGGGGCGACCAGGGCTACGTAAAGATGGCCCGCAATCGCGAGAACCACTGCGGTATTGCTACGACCGCCAGCTATCCGTTGGTGTAACGTTGCCTAGTACCGGGTCTTTTGCGTCATACGTGTGATATGTACAATTTACATTACAACCTCTCGTTGGTTGGTGTAGCTcaacgagaaagagaaggtagagagagctagagagtgTACGCTGTCCCCCCGTTCCCAGAACGCCATTAGTGGCTGGGTCTCCCATTCTCTTTCAAAAGAAGGGAACAGACAGCGGATTTAGTGAGTAAGAATGAAATGTTCTCCTTTTACGAGTATCCTAACGATAAGTACGAAATAAAGTCCGATGTGACACCCACCTAATTCATGCTCGAGTTTCGTTATTTGAATTGTTCTAGCTCATTTTAAAGAAGCGAAAGTTACCAAAATATTTCATGAGCTTGCTTCGATATAGTAGATTTCTTTCAGCACACTCCTCAAAGAATCTCCCCCAAAGTTAGCTTGGAAAGGATGCCGGGGATCGCCGGTCGTTGGTTTCgtacattttccatttattgcGCTTCGAGCTAGTCTGCCTTGCCCTGCCACCACAGCTTTCCGTTATTCTACACAAGTCCGTCGCACTGGATCACCGGTTTAGATGAACTTGAAGCGACGATCAGCGTAGGCCACCTGACCGGTGCGATACTGGTGCTCTCGCTGGTCGCGCTCGTGCTTCATCAGCTTGGCATAGACGAAGATCGGAATCACGACGGTAAACAAACCGATCTTGAAGGACCTTCCGGTGGGCTTGAAGTGTTCGAAATGGCTCACCCGCATCGCCTGGAAACGCGCTAGGCCAGTGTCGAACTACAAGGAGAATAAAGGAAACGGAATTCAAAAGGAGAGTCCTCCGGATGATGACATAACCCGCGACCGTCGGGAACTTACCACACCGCCGGATTCACCGCGCAGATGGTTGTGCGGATTCGTCATCGTTCGCCAGTATTCGTTGCGAAGGGCCGCACGCCGAGCGACCTTTTCCTGAGCTCCAGCATCCATTTTCggcctttttttgttaaatccgtccaataaaatattttgtttttgttaaatccgcaaaacgcacgcacggtacacgggcacacacacacacacacactagaatGCCTCTGCAGCAAACGTATTGGGTAACGGTCTGGTAGACACGTCTATAATGACTTTTATACGACCAACATCCCAGAAAAACAGTGGATTCAACGGATTCAACGGTTTAACGGAAATTTAACGGTTTAACGGAACGGTTTAAAATTTCACccaaaaaaattattttttattttaactttATTAGTTTATTTGAACTTTATATGATTTGGTAAGCTTGTTCGCTGGATTCCCCTTATGCAGACGGACCTGCTAGAGATATTCGTAGTATACCTTTGTGCTTCAACCGACCCAGTTTCATCAAGAGCTTCACATCGATTCATCAAGAACTCACAAATTGTGGTTgtttatggtttattttccgttGTACTTCCGAACAAATGCTTACATATTAGCGGGTTTACTCTCTTACATCTAAAATGCGGCTATACAAATGGGCGATTGTATAGGTCTGTAATAGCAAATTGCACCATTTGGCACCATTGCATCCCCAACCTGATGCTGTGGAGATGATGCTGGATTTCCTTCCCAATCGTCTTcctccaaaaacagaaaaaggtcGTCAGTTCGGTTTCAGTTCCGTTTTGCTTCGCTCCGTAATAGATCCTGCGCTTCAAAaacgtggtgctggtgggagGGGTAGTGCAAGCACTTTTAATGTACATTTTACAAAAGGGACGTTCGGTTCAGTTTGTTGGGTTGTCCGGGGTAGGTTGATTAGAAAATCGTGCAGATAGGATCAGCTCGGAGGAATCGAGATAAATTTCGGGATATCTTAATGGTTGCCATTGTGTACTCCGTTGCAATTGCCATTCGCGAGCGATGCAGGAGCGGCCGTGCCATTCACACGCGCCTTTTTGGCACATGGTTGAGCCTGGAGATGCTGGCTATCGCCAATCGGTAGATCGAAGCGGTGCTCCAGCGTCATGTGGCTGAGCGGCGGCAGTCCAACGCAGGCCCGCATAATGTTTTCGATGGCCGTTCGCTGACGGAACAGCGAGTTGACGACGGGGGTACCCTGCGGTACGAGCGGAGCCTTGCACAGATAACTTAGAAGCGAAAGTACCGAGCGGAACGGTACGTACTCCTGGTCAGCCGGTTCCTTGCGACGAATCTGAATGCGTGAGCACAGCTCGCCCAGGATCGCCAGATCGAGGATAAGGGGCGTAGCGAGCAGCGAATCCTCGCACGTATTGTGTATGACGAGtgtgttgtggccaccgaGCATAATCTGGCTCGTGTACTCGTCCATTGCCCGCTTGCTATCCCCCACGTACGGTACGTACTTGATCACGACGCAATGATCGGGATGTTCCTCCGGTTCGTAAAGGATGTGGTTCGAGGCAACCATATCGTCCACCACGTTACTCTTGGAGATCTCCTTCGAACGGAATTGCTGCGGGGCTGAGAGATTCTTGCCATCGTTGTTACCGAGATGGTTGTAGCTGACGATCGACACGGGCTTGATGCCAGCAGAAACCAGAAAATCGACCAGCACCGACTTGAGCTTCGTCTGGCCCGACTTGAAGTCATCGCCCGCTATGAACGCCCCGTAATGTTCGGCCATCTCCACCACACCGGGTACGAACGTGTTCTGTGGTGATCCATTGATGTAGATACACTATCGTGGATGATAttggaagaaaagagagagagagagagagagtgagagcaacGCATTAGGAAAAGGACGAGGGACGAAGGCAAACCCGACTTTCGCTTACTTTTTCCGAAATAGCCGCCATCGCAAAGATCGTCGATGGTGAGATCTCGGAATGGTTTTGCTTCAACGAACGCTCCAGATCGGCCATCGTCGTGTTGACACCTTCCTGCACCTCGGCGAAGCGCTCCGTGTTGGCCGTCCAAAGGATGACTATCTTCTCCACACCGGACTGTTGCTTAAACTCGCGAATGTCCTTAACAATCTGCTGGTATTGTTCGTAGCGCGTACCGGGGATCGTATTGTCCGCTCGGTCGGCCTGATTGGCCGCGATAAAGTCCGGATCGTAGATCGAGCGACGTGGTCGTAGCTGTGCCAGGCGCTTGTACACCTGATCCTGTAGTCCCACCTCCAGCACCTGAGCGCGCTGCATCGCATCACCAATGTTGAGCGAGCTAATGTCCCACCCATCGACGACGATATCGTCCGGATTTACAATCGGGACTAGCTTGTTCATCGGAATGTACACATCATGACCGGACGCATCCGATCCGAGTAGTACGGTTGATGATTGCGTGATTGACCCGTACCAGTTTGCTTTCTGAACACCCTGGCGGGTGCGCCACTCGAGACCACGCTTGTTAGCTTCCAGGGCGGCCGTTAGCGTCGAACCGTTATTGCCACCCCAGCCGACCAGCATCAGACCGAGCCGCGGTACGTGTCTTTCGGTGCGAATGCTCAGTTCGGTCGTTTCGGGTTTCACCTGGAAGCGTGAGAGGAAAGAATCAAcgattaaatttaaataatgttCTGACCTTGAAATTGGTCCAGGTCTTGGGCGGTGCTATAAGCCAATTATCACCATCAGTCGACCGAGGAAGAGCGGGGTTCCGATCCGAGACTTCCTGGCGCGATCAGACGATCAGACAAACGGGTATCACGCTGAGCCATGAGCGGGGAACTAGTAATATATTCTAATCACGGTTCTCTTGCCGTGGGGGAttaattttgcataattttatcCTCCAAAAGGAACAGGTTTCCCGTTCTCTCATTGCCGCGCGTTGCGTAAACGCGTATGTGCCTGAGATCCATCTCCATGCCTCCTCGTGTCTCAGAATTTCGTAACTGTTGCTAACTTTTCACGGAACGTCATACCGGCGCAGTCATCGTTCGACTGTATCTGCGAGATGATTAAATCGAAACGCATCTACTTCTGCTGCCGTAAACATCGATCAAGTCATCTATCAGGCCAGGCCTTTCTATTGTTCCAGCAGAAGAAtctgagaaggagaagcacgtGTCTGCTGTGGCACGGAACGATGATGCTCCCACACTACACACCATCGGTTATCTGTTCGAGCCGACGCTTTTGGGGCGGGCTAGGTAAATTTAAATTTGGTTTTCACATCGTCATCCATCCGTTGACCATGCTTCTTCTTATCAATGACGTTAAGCGATAGGGAAGGATCTAGTCGGGCTTTGTCGCCGCCTGCTGCATGTTACCGGTGCggtggaaccaccaccgcaggGATGGAAAACTAATATTTACACACCGGCATGTTTGTTCCCACAAGTTGAACTTTATCCCTCTAAATCGAAGAAGGCCGCGCCGTCGCAGGCATCACCGGCGTGCTTCCACAGATCGAGAAGAACAGCGGCTAGAAATAATGGGAATTTAAGCTTTTTGACCCTGTTTTATTGGCGGTTATGCTGTGCCGTGGGAATCGGAGTTTGGCTGTTATCTTTGGCCGCATGGTAAAAGCAGCCAACGTACGATATGATGTGCGGTCCGATTTATGACGGTACGCCCGTGATTCACCACCGTCGTGACTTATCGTTCTAGGCGTTATCACGATTGGTGTGAACCGGGAAATTATGTAACTCCGTGGCGCTGAGGATAATCAATCACCGAGGCTCCGAAGAGGAGACGGAcatgcaccatcatcgtcacactCCGGGTTTCTGTGACAGGTGTGCTAATTGGATTAAATTTAGCCCTGGATTACTTGGCTGCGCGTGATGGATTGATGTGTTCGCGCGAGTTGTACCAAATCTTTCTGCTAAAATCTTGTTCAAAAAGTATGGTTCCAGGAGGTGCTTCCTTTGGTTACCGTCATTTGGATTTTGCTATAAAATAATCAAGTAAACATTGAAACCCGGCGTTAACACGGCGGGACCAGAATAATGTGTCGTTAAACACCGTGTACCGTCGGATCGAACAAACGTTTGCCTAACTTTTTAGCGGCCACATGCGGGGTCCCTGCAACTGATATCGGCTGGGAAACGGTACGATGATATTACGTTTCTTGCTCCGTAGTCATATCAGAGCGCGGGCGTCGTCGTGGGTATCGGAAAATCAATACTTTCCCATTGACTGGTGTGATGGTCTATATTTAGACTATTTTCATGGAAAACTCCAGATTCTACAAACAGCAATTTGCATTCTCATTCCAggtccctcgctctctctttcacgcCAACTCACAAACTCGCACTGCGTTTTTTCTAAGTGCACACCGTCGATTCCACGGATCGATATTCCCGCGCTGACCATGACCATGAAACACACTTCTCTCGAAGGGCGGCCCCGGcggctggtggaggtggttttGAACTGCAACTTACCGTATACCCGGCCGACCCACTGGCCAATACGGTTGTCGTTTGGTACTGGTAGTCAACCTCGATGTGGCCATCGCTGTAGCGCACATTCGGCGAAAGAACTTTTAACTCCGATGACGACATCCTGGCGGCGataggatgatgatgttgcttcgCGTATCCTGTTTGGTGGCACTTGGTACTTTACACACGCGGTCACACTAGACGATCTCGTAACAGCCCGGAGAAGTCACTTCTAAAttcaaaatccaaaaaccaaacccaaagaTCGGATCAGATCAGAgaacgctgttgctgctggtgttgctgttgtatcCAGGTAGacgacgccgctgctgccgaagGATGCGTTGCTTACCGCGCGGAGCACACAAGTGTACCCGATTCCGGTCCGACACCGGCAAATATAGCGTGTGAGGCGCGCGTTCTCGGCTCCACGGTGGTGATGCGGCTGTGCGAGCGTTTCGTGTTGTCGAAGCCTTCTGCCCCTCCCCGACCTGCTCTTTATCAACTCCTTGCTTGCTCTCGGCAATGATAGTCTCGGTTGCGCGAGCTCGTGCATGGCTTTTGATGCTCGTTCGAATGCGTTCCACAAGAGTGATGCATTCCAGGATGTAGTTAGTTAATTATTCAAAAGTGCTTCTATTTTGTGCATCGATTTTAATGTTGTTACCACATAGAGGctaccatcgtcatcatcgttgaatCGTATGCTAAACAGCTCCAAAATAATGACCTTGATCTTGTCCTGACCTCTTCCCCAGAATCCACACAGGTGTGCAGTTCGTTCGATGCACTCAGTCCGctagctggctgcctgcccctgtcatcatcatcatcatcggtatcggtgtTGGGttcatgaataaattaatcGTTAATTGATGTCCGGTCCTATTTCGGTTACTACCATGCACGTGTGTGCGGTGGTCCGTTGGGAAACGGTTATGaataaatttaacaaaaaaaaaacaggttccTGCCGCGTCCTACCACCCGGCAACGCGTCTAACGGAGCAGCATCCGAccagagaaaaatgaaattaattcaGGAACCGATCACTTCTACTCCAACGAGTCAACGAAAGTGCGCTAGTTGATAAGTTACTAAGACAATCGGCGCCTCACCTCGGGTGACGTCACCAAGGGTTGCATGTTTCGCTAATTCTCGATGCAAATGTTGATCCAACTCCGTGAGGTACAAGTCAAATGATCGCGATCCACGAGGAAGAATGCGCTAATCATTTGCGTAAGCAAAACCCTACCACCACGGCACCACTGTGGGAAATGCACCAATTAGTAAAACAATTGGCATCTTTCCAAACGGGTTCGGGTGTCGATATCATGTTATTCTTCGTTCTGTTGGTGGTCTAATTAGTACAAATCTGATAAGATGTTAAACGGAGTTAAGTTGTTTTTTCTAGATAAAAATTCAATCCTTACTTTATTTCAAATTCACATCTTTTCACTGAGAACATCTCAATTCTTACACAACACGTAGCCCTGCGTGTTAATTCAAAACAGCTTTTGCCTTTATCTGTGTGGacgcgggtttttttttaaacatcgAATGCTCATTCCATCTTCAGCACAGAAAAACATGATCACGATTACTGTGGTCCAGAAGAGGGCGGTTGTCGAAATGCAGCGAACGGATTCGGTAGCATGGTGGGATTATGCGACTGTTGGGAGGAAccttgcggttgctgctgtcgttgatGGTCAGGTTGGTTTAAATTATGATGCCAACTGTATCCCGATGGTCGCCGCGGGTAATTATTTCTTCGGTAGTTTCCTGTGGGACGCCGAAACTGGCctctcggttggtggtgcgatCGTTGATAATGCTGTTGGTACTGTTGTGGGTTTTGTTGGGACTGTACGTTTTGCCCCGGGGGTTCTTTCGCATTGGCACCCTTCTTGTGACCCTTTCTAGCATACCGTTCTGATTCATCATCGGAATACTCGACCATATGTGGCGGTGGCTCATTATCGTTCATCCAGCTTGCATCCGAACCCTTCATTCGCATCAACTCCGATAGAATGATAAACGAAGTGTGTTCGGTCCGGGGCGCACAGAACACCTCCATCCCAACGGTAATGTTTTTGGCCAGTACCTCCTGGTTCGAATTGAACAGTACGCAATAGATTGGCCTGTTCACCTGCCCGATGACGTCAAAGATTTTGCCCAAAGTTCGTTTTCCGCGATCAAGAAACAGAACGGTCTCCAGGTTAAGGAGCTCCACGCCCGGTTCCGACTGCACCAGTACGATCTGGGCGACAATGGAATCGATGCGACCGATTGGTTGGCATTCCTCCTCGGGAACCGTAATCGTTAGCTCCTCGATCGGTGGCATCTCGTGCAAGAGAATTTCTCCTTTCGTGCGAAGCGGACCTGCCTTGGCAGTGTTGtctccttcttcatcatcgGACGACACGACGCTGCAAAGAGGGAGATCGCGAAATGGAGTGAATAATGTGAAATGTGGATCACGTTTTACTCATACGATACATACTTTGTGTCCATGGTTTCTGCATCACTAACCAGAATGGGATCCTCGCGGTAGCGATAGCTCTCAGCCAGAACGTGCTCTTTCGTTTCCTGTacatcatcctcatcttccgaggatgaggacgagggAAGCTTCTTTTCAGCTTCTTCCATGCTATCCGAATCAGATGCCGAATCTTCGGAACTTCCCGCGTACTGACTAAGTAGCGACAAGGAACTGTTTCCCGTGATATTCTGTACAGCCAGTTTCtcaagctgttgctgttcaacAATCTGTTTTTCTATTGAAATCACTGCACTATCCGGCTTTGTCTCTGTAGGTCGTTCTTCCTCGACTTCCATCGTTTGGCTTTCCTCGGGTGTTTCAGTCATCTTGATATCACCTACTTTCGCTTCGATAGTCTCTGATTGagatgtttcttttccttcgatattttttatttctacGTTTTCTTCAATCTTCTCTTTACTGCTTGGCACCACTTCTAAGGGGTCAACTTGCGGTGCAGCGGAATCAGCTGTGGTTTTCGGTTCTAGGGCTGAATCTTGCTCTACTTCCTGCTTACTCTCAGTGCTAGTATTTTTTGCTTCGGTTGAAGGGGGGACATCGTCTTTTAAACTTTCCTTTGTAGCTTCCGCTTCCTTATCCACATACGGGGTAGCGATTTCCGATGCTGATTTGGGGCTTTCCGTGTCCTGTGCTTCCACGCTGCTGTCGTCCGATATCAAACGTGTATGCCGCTTGTCGCCATTCGTATTATCAGGCTCTATCACAATATCCTCCATTTTATTCAAAGAAATAAAGAACCGCCGCGCACAAAATTTGTCGATGGCGCCCGAGACGCCGAAAACCACGTGCGAGAGTCTGTTTACGTTTTTCGCGCCTTTGACAGCTCAGTTGCCGTTTTTGGTATGCCGAAAATAATACTTTCAGCATCTCAAATGCACTACCAGGTGGCACAATTTTCTTCCCCACTGTGCTTCGTGGAACAATTTCAGCAATTCAAAAGCCGATGCCagacgaagcgtaaactctagcgtaatgCCGAAAAATATCTGCTGTTAGGCATTatgctagagtttacgcttcgtctGGCACCGGCTAAACACGGTGGAATTTTCCTCTTGTGTTCGTGGCCGTCTTCTTCGCCCCCACCCCATTCTGCTCCGATAAGCGAGATAGCGCCATTGCACTGCATTAGAAAAAAACCTGCCACCATCAATCCAACAGCGAAAACACGGTTTCACCGCAAGCGCACGTAGCAACACGTAGCAAGGTCAGAAaagatggctgatgatgacaAAGAGCTGGTCGCTGGACGACTTCCAGCAGGTAATTATACGTTCTGGGCGTTCCCCTTCCCCCAGCTGAATGTTTGCTTACTAACTTGGATTTGTCTGGTAAatctgtgtgttgtttttaGTGAAAGCTGGCGGCATGCGTATTGTGCAGCACAAAACGCCCAGCAACGACAGGCCTGCTAAGGATCCGGTTGAGGTGATCGGGCTTTCGGTGAGCATGGCGATACCTTCCCTCAAATGACCAACGTGAAGCGTGAACGACACAAACTTTCCTTTCCAGAATCCGGCCCCGAACGTCAACACGGGAGAGGTGGCCCAGGCGGCACCGAGCTCGAAGAGTGCCGACCATTCCGTTGAGGCGTCACAGGTGGCCCATGCCCAGAAACCTCCGGCTGCGGTGCACCAAAAGCCCGTCAACCACATCCAGCAGCCCCGGAAGTGAGCTGTGGCGTGCATCCCACGCTATTATTGGGTCGAGCTCTGACCCATCGACCGCTTGTTTCCGCAATGCCTTTTTCTGTCCGTGGCGTGTGCCGCCCCCTAACGGTTAACAAActataaactttttttttattctaaatTTTACTTCATCCAAGGAATCGCTCTAAGCCATTTCCCTCTAATTcaattgatgatgataagattCATATAATTGTTCTTTATAGCAAGAGGGCGGGTGAGGAGGAGATTGGTTTGCAAGCGTTGAGAGCACGATCTGCTCTCGTCCAGTGGAAGTGGATGGGTATTTTTCAGGGAAGCAGGGTTTTTGTAATGTAATGAAACGTAAACCATTTATGAAAGATCAGGAGCCAGGCTGTTTCATGCACCGGATCGTATAATGTGTAGCATGCAATATCTGAATCGTGAATAAAGCTTGGAATCTGAAGGCCTTTGACTCCTCAACCGTTATCAAGAAAGGTAGCTAAGCTAAGGTAGGCGAGAagcgatgggggggggggacctcgCGATGCTCCATCGTCCACAAACACCATGGTCGGCCCCAAATTCGTTGCCACATGTAAATTCCCCCGTCGTACCCCAGCCTATACTGAGACGGCGACTCACTTTGGAGCTCACTATAGAGTCTGCTCCccaaaggggtgggggagaggttGTTTCTGTTGAAATGTGTTCGTGAGGGGCTCGCTTAAATATGCGTGTCATCAGCGCCGCGAGTTGCTATCCGCTCACAAACGCAAACGTTCCGGAGGCTCGCCCATACCCGTTCTCCGTACCGCTTCAGTCGCAACAATCGTCCAGGATCGTCTATCGCAAATTGCATTGATTTTGCGCAGCATCACATAAGATGGCCAACATTGCACGCCTTTTCGCTTCCCGTGTCGCCCAGCTggcccagcaacagcagcaccagcagaccaAACTGTTGCGGCTCTACAGCAGCGCTGGTAAGTGTTGTACGCGATTAAGACGGAGGTTATGTAATTGAAGGTCATACTAATTCCGGGTCCGgtgcggccggtgccggtggtgtgtttTTCTTACTCCCGTGCAGCTCCCAAAGCGTACGAATTCATCAAGGCGGAACTGACGGGCGAGAAGAAGAATGTGGCTCTTATCACGCTGAACCGACCGAAGGCACTGAATGCGCTGTGCAATGGGCTGGTGGCCGAAATTAGCGACGCACTGGATCGTTACGAGGCGGACGATTCGATCGGAGCGATCGTGATTACGGGCAGCGAGAAGGCGTTCGCGGCCGGTGCCGACATCAAGGAGATGCAACCGAACACGTACGCCAAGTGCATCAACACCGACTTCCTGGCCAACTGGACGCGAGTGGCCAAGGCACAGAAGCCGATCATTGCGGCTGTTAACGGGTACGCGCTCGGCGGTGGCTGCGAGCTGGCGATGATGTGTGACATTATCTACGCCGGCGATAAGGCACGGTTCGGCCAGCCGGAGATTGCGCTCGGTACGatccccggtgccggtggtaccCAGCGTACGACTCGCTCGATGGGCAAATCGAAGGCCATGGAGATGTGTCTGACCGGTAACATGATCACGGCCGAGGAAGCGGAACGGGCGGGGCTCGTCAGCAAGGTGATTCCGGCCGACAAGCTGGTCTCGGAGGCGGTTAAGCTGGGTGAAAAGATTTCCACCTTCTCGCCCCTGATCGTTCGTCTGTGCAAGGAAGCGGTCAACACGGCCTACGAGTCTTCGTTGAACGAAGGATTGAAGTTCGAACGGCGCCACTTCCATGCTACCTTCTCCACCAAGGATCGTCTTGAGGGTATGACGGCCTTCGTTGAGAAGCGTGCACCGAAGTTTTCCAACGAATAGGACGACGAACACGGCGACCGTGGGCGCCATACAATACCAGTTGCATTTATAATGTGGTGTGGCTTAAAGCGACCGAAACTCCCC
This sequence is a window from Anopheles darlingi chromosome 3, idAnoDarlMG_H_01, whole genome shotgun sequence. Protein-coding genes within it:
- the LOC125957111 gene encoding procathepsin L-like; translated protein: MKLFLLLVSFLAAANAVSIFNLVKEEWNAFKLQHRKKYDSESEERIRMKIYVQNKHKIAKHNQRYDLGQEKFRLRVNKYADLLHEEFVHTLNGFNRSAAAGSKLLGREQLMTIEEPITWIEPANVDVPTTIDWREKGAVTPVKDQGHCGSCWSFSATGALEGQHFRKTGKLVSLSEQNLVDCSTKYGNNGCNGGLMDNAFQYVKDNKGIDTEKAYPYEAIDDECHYNPKAIGATDKGFVDIPQGDEKALKKALATVGPVSVAIDASHESFQFYSEGVYYEPQCDSEQLDHGVLAVGYGTTEDGEDYWLVKNSWGTTWGDQGYVKMARNRENHCGIATTASYPLV
- the LOC125957113 gene encoding uncharacterized protein LOC125957113, with product MDAGAQEKVARRAALRNEYWRTMTNPHNHLRGESGGVFDTGLARFQAMRVSHFEHFKPTGRSFKIGLFTVVIPIFVYAKLMKHERDQREHQYRTGQVAYADRRFKFI
- the LOC125956797 gene encoding inositol-3-phosphate synthase is translated as MSSSELKVLSPNVRYSDGHIEVDYQYQTTTVLASGSAGYTVKPETTELSIRTERHVPRLGLMLVGWGGNNGSTLTAALEANKRGLEWRTRQGVQKANWYGSITQSSTVLLGSDASGHDVYIPMNKLVPIVNPDDIVVDGWDISSLNIGDAMQRAQVLEVGLQDQVYKRLAQLRPRRSIYDPDFIAANQADRADNTIPGTRYEQYQQIVKDIREFKQQSGVEKIVILWTANTERFAEVQEGVNTTMADLERSLKQNHSEISPSTIFAMAAISEKCIYINGSPQNTFVPGVVEMAEHYGAFIAGDDFKSGQTKLKSVLVDFLVSAGIKPVSIVSYNHLGNNDGKNLSAPQQFRSKEISKSNVVDDMVASNHILYEPEEHPDHCVVIKYVPYVGDSKRAMDEYTSQIMLGGHNTLVIHNTCEDSLLATPLILDLAILGELCSRIQIRRKEPADQEYVPFRSVLSLLSYLCKAPLVPQGTPVVNSLFRQRTAIENIMRACVGLPPLSHMTLEHRFDLPIGDSQHLQAQPCAKKARVNGTAAPASLANGNCNGVHNGNH
- the LOC125956830 gene encoding H/ACA ribonucleoprotein complex non-core subunit NAF1 gives rise to the protein MEDIVIEPDNTNGDKRHTRLISDDSSVEAQDTESPKSASEIATPYVDKEAEATKESLKDDVPPSTEAKNTSTESKQEVEQDSALEPKTTADSAAPQVDPLEVVPSSKEKIEENVEIKNIEGKETSQSETIEAKVGDIKMTETPEESQTMEVEEERPTETKPDSAVISIEKQIVEQQQLEKLAVQNITGNSSLSLLSQYAGSSEDSASDSDSMEEAEKKLPSSSSSEDEDDVQETKEHVLAESYRYREDPILVSDAETMDTNVVSSDDEEGDNTAKAGPLRTKGEILLHEMPPIEELTITVPEEECQPIGRIDSIVAQIVLVQSEPGVELLNLETVLFLDRGKRTLGKIFDVIGQVNRPIYCVLFNSNQEVLAKNITVGMEVFCAPRTEHTSFIILSELMRMKGSDASWMNDNEPPPHMVEYSDDESERYARKGHKKGANAKEPPGQNVQSQQNPQQYQQHYQRSHHQPRGQFRRPTGNYRRNNYPRRPSGYSWHHNLNQPDHQRQQQPQGSSQQSHNPTMLPNPFAAFRQPPSSGPQ
- the LOC125956931 gene encoding death-associated protein 1 codes for the protein MADDDKELVAGRLPAVKAGGMRIVQHKTPSNDRPAKDPVEVIGLSNPAPNVNTGEVAQAAPSSKSADHSVEASQVAHAQKPPAAVHQKPVNHIQQPRK
- the LOC125957560 gene encoding probable enoyl-CoA hydratase, mitochondrial, whose translation is MANIARLFASRVAQLAQQQQHQQTKLLRLYSSAAPKAYEFIKAELTGEKKNVALITLNRPKALNALCNGLVAEISDALDRYEADDSIGAIVITGSEKAFAAGADIKEMQPNTYAKCINTDFLANWTRVAKAQKPIIAAVNGYALGGGCELAMMCDIIYAGDKARFGQPEIALGTIPGAGGTQRTTRSMGKSKAMEMCLTGNMITAEEAERAGLVSKVIPADKLVSEAVKLGEKISTFSPLIVRLCKEAVNTAYESSLNEGLKFERRHFHATFSTKDRLEGMTAFVEKRAPKFSNE